GCGGCAGCGGATGATAACAGCCCTGTCGCCTTCCACATGCAGGGCCACGGCTTGTCCTACTCTTCCTGACTTGTTCTCGATAGTGAGGTTTTCTGCTCTGAAATCCGAGCCCTGCACAAGCACAGTGTAGGAAGTATAAGTACTGTACTTGCTTCTACCGAATTGATCGGTCCCTCCCGGATTTTCTTTACCGGAAAAATCGGAATTGGTGATGATGGTGGTTTCGCTGTTCTCTCCTTTCAGAAAAATATTCTTCTTCCAGGAAGGTATGATGAGCTTTTCCCGGTAGATACCGGGTTTGATATGAATCACAACCTGCACCTGCGACAAATCCCTGACTGCATTCACTGCTTCCTGAATGGTTTTGTAATCGCCGCTTCCATCCTGTGCAACAGTAAGTGATTGAGGATAGGGAGGAACAGGAATTCCCTGCTGCCGATATTTCAATTTCCAGCTGGTATCGGTGCTGGTTTGCTGTGCAAAGCAGATATGCAGCAGCATCATGAAGCTGATCGTTAGTATTGTTCTTGCGGGCATGATGCATATTTAAGGATTTTATGGCAGGAAGAGAACGGTTTTTCCGCAATCGTTCCCGGAACCTGGGATAGTGCAGCTTTCTTACATCAATTTTTAACTACAATGAAATGTAAGAAATCATTCATAATATGTGATAACATTCAATGCCTGCAATAGCTTTCTCCCTCTACCTGATTCTCTGCATTTCCTGTTTTCTCCCCAGACTTTAACTTTTGATTCCTACCCAGTGATCACTAATCGCATATTGTTCTCATAGCAATTGTCCTCCGATCTTCATCGGAGGAATTTTGTTGCATCCGTAAATAAGCAGGGCGTCAACTTTTGGTTGACGCCCTTTGCTTATAGATGGAGGTTTTCCATCGACCTTAATAGCAGCTCTCCGAAGCTACTTCATTAATATTTTCATTGTTTTGATTCTGCTATTGTTCTTATCTGTTATCATCAGCCAATAAACACCTGGTGTAACCGATGCAGGCCGGGTAATGGTTTGCGTTTGCACATCCTGTTTCAGATAGATCTCCTGTGCAAACAATTCCTGTCCCTGCTGATTGATGAGGCGCATACGATAGATGCCTTTTTCAAATCCTCCGAATTTCACAACGAATGAATTGTGAACCGGGTTCGGCGCCACATCGATATTAGCATTCAGATTACCATTGAATTTGACCAGAATGATGGCAGAGTATTCAGAAGAACCATCTTTATCGATCATCTTCAGGCGGTAGTAATTATTGCCGCCGGAAGCAGTCCAATCGGTATAATTGTATTCGCTCAATATTGGATGACCTTTTGCAGCAACATTTGCAATAGCTGTGAAGCTGGTGCCGTCTGAGCTTCTCTGCAGCTCGTAATGTTCGAAGTTCAGCTCAGTGCTTGCTGACCAGTACAGTTCAACAGCTTTGTGGTTGGCAGTTCCCTTGAACTGGGTGAGCACAACAGGCAGTGGCCCTGAAACCTGTGCATTACCACCGAAGAACAGGTTATTGTCCACATCCGCAACATTGATCAGACCATCGTTGTCTGCATCTGCACCGTCCACTCTTCCATCATTGTCCTGATCCAGATCAAGGTTGAAATTCTCATTGGTATCGAAAGTGCCATCATTATCGCTGTCGAGATCGCGGTAGTCCGGAATGCCATCACCGTCTGTGTCCGGCAGTGTTGTAGCCGGTCCATCGCCTACTGCTGCTGCGGCTCCGTCCACCAGTGCGGCGATACCGTCTTCATCACCGTCGCATGATGCATT
This portion of the Pseudobacter ginsenosidimutans genome encodes:
- a CDS encoding pectinesterase family protein; this translates as MPARTILTISFMMLLHICFAQQTSTDTSWKLKYRQQGIPVPPYPQSLTVAQDGSGDYKTIQEAVNAVRDLSQVQVVIHIKPGIYREKLIIPSWKKNIFLKGENSETTIITNSDFSGKENPGGTDQFGRSKYSTYTSYTVLVQGSDFRAENLTIENKSGRVGQAVALHVEGDRAVIIRCRLLGNQDTLYTATSESRQFYRDCYIEGTTDFIFGEATCVFKNCLIKSLSNSYITAAATSAAQSFGYVFMECTLVADSTVAKCFLGRPWRPDAKTVFLNSELGVHIVPEAWNNWNNPDNENTVLYAEYQNSGPGAQTGSRVKWSKQLSKKEVRVYSIDRIFNGWDPDY